The Temnothorax longispinosus isolate EJ_2023e chromosome 7, Tlon_JGU_v1, whole genome shotgun sequence genome contains a region encoding:
- the LOC139816005 gene encoding uncharacterized protein produces MSVPSTSTSVEDSGEEFKPVLSKRLRTADYADYVPLETKIKIVNMTKQHPKWSLKTIHKHGGSALRSKKDLKKWQEQIEKGSGVKEKFDLINKWTFDRFVEARQQMQPVSTRMIQQWASQAALQYQGPDFLFTASHTWVNKFKASHFIRQRKVTRYLKSKHALDLPTILKETDKFQKRNAVKIPKFHPDFVINTDQTDCEYRVDVRRTLAKKGDKNIEVFLGDFNKVTHSYTAQYAITASGKLLPKVFLCMQEPKRIFGPRVSVTFEELTKNYGNVHVTASKSGKLTKELFLNFIKNVLMEYCNKEEFLLILDSWGGQTDSASLNNIFTDDNKNCSSTIEIIPSHCTPYCQPCDVYFFRQVKDFIKKLQNSVEVLQNNRQLSTREYAIKIHSLIHHQLSAHIFQNMIEYAWFASKLIPERKVFLNVNEVCFSNTICSSKCDCTTCAFI; encoded by the coding sequence ATGTCAGTTCCTAGCACGAGCACAAGTGTAGAAGACAGTGGAGAAGAATTTAAACCAGTACTTTCTAAAAGATTAAGAACTGCAGATTATGCAGATTATGTACCActcgaaacaaaaattaaaatcgtgaACATGACGAAGCAGCATCCGAAATGGAGTTTGAAAACAATTCACAAACATGGAGGTAGTGCACTTCGCtctaaaaaagatttaaaaaaatggcaaGAACAGATTGAGAAAGGTAGTGgagtaaaagaaaagtttgatCTGATCAATAAATGGACTTTTGATCGTTTTGTTGAAGCCCGGCAGCAAATGCAACCCGTCTCCACAAGAATGATACAACAGTGGGCTTCTCAAGCTGCTCTACAATACCAAGGaccagattttttatttactgcaTCACATACTTGGGTAAATAAGTTCAAAGCATCTCATTTCATTCGCCAAAGAAAAGTTACGcgatatttaaaatcaaaacaTGCATTGGATTTACCgacaatattaaaagaaacagaTAAATTCCAAAAACGGAACGCAGTAAAGATTCCAAAATTCCATCctgattttgttattaataccGATCAAACAGATTGCGAATATCGTGTTGATGTGCGTAGAACATTGGCCAAGAaaggagataaaaatatagaagttTTCCTTGGCGATTTCAACAAAGTTACACACAGTTATACAGCACAGTATGCAATTACTGCTTCTGGAAAACTTCTTCCGAAAGTGTTTCTGTGTATGCAAGAACCTAAAAGAATTTTTGGACCTCGTGTTTCCGTTACTTTCGaagaattaacaaaaaattatggaaatgtACATGTGACAGCATCAAAATCTGGAAAATTAACGAAAGaacttttcttaaattttattaaaaacgtgCTTATGGAATATTGCAATAAGGaagaatttttacttattctaGATTCATGGGGAGGTCAAACAGATTCAgcatctttaaataatatttttactgatgataataaaaattgcagctCAACTATTGAAATTATTCCATCTCATTGCACTCCGTACTGTCAACCGTGcgacgtatatttttttcgtcaaGTAaaggattttattaaaaagctGCAGAATTCTGTAGAAGTATTACAGAATAATCGACAATTATCTACGAGGGAATAtgctataaaaattcattccCTCATTCATCATCAGTTATCCGctcacatttttcaaaatatgatAGAATATGCGTGGTTTGCGTCAAAATTAATACCGgaaagaaaagtttttttaaatgttaatgaaGTTTGCTTTTCAAATACTATTTGTTCATCAAAATGCGATTGTACAACGTGTGCATTTATATAA